The following nucleotide sequence is from Pedobacter sp. PACM 27299.
CAGCTGCAGGGTAAACTGTCCTGCCATTTCCGTGTTGATGATCTTCGCATCGATCTTTGTAATGCAAAAATCTGAACCTATAGAGGGGAAGCGCTCTACGAGTTTACACATCATTCTGTAAGTCCAGAAGTTAGGGTTTTTTGGCCCCATGATGATGGTGTTAAAAATGAAGTCAGTAAAGTAAAAAGCTCCGGCTGTTAACACTAAAACGACTGCTAATGCGCGTAGTAGGTGTTTGCGGAGGACATCGATATGGTCAAAGAATGACATTTCTGCCTCTAAAGTTTTTCCTTTTTCTTTTATAGCACCAATAAGGTCCCTTTTCTTAGTATCACTCATGTACGTTATTTGTAAAACAAAAATACCATTCTATTTTGTTTAGAATGGTATTTACGTTTTAAATCTACTAAATAGTTTTTGTTAGCGGGAATTTGCTTTGTAACAAGTATAAATCCCGCCATTACTATGACTTATTTATTCCGAAAACTCGAAAGTTTCCATGAACTTAGTGGTAAAATTACCAGCTCTGAAGTTCGGGTCTTTCATCAGTTTTAAGTGGAATGGGATCGTCGTTTTAATACCTTCGATTACAAATTCACTTAAGGCACGCTCCATGGTACTGATCGCTTCTTCGCGGGTTTGAGCCACACAAATCAGTTTAGCAATCATTGAGTCGTAGTTAGAAGGAATCTGGTAACCAGCATATACGTGCGTATCTACCCTCACCCCATGACCACCTGGAGAGTGGAAGTTGGTGATTTTTCCAGGACAAGGTCTGAAGTTATTGAATGGATCTTCAGCATTGATCCTGCACTCGATTGCGTGCATATTTGGTAAATAATTTTTTCCTGAGATCGGTACACCAGAAGCTACTTTAATCTGTTCTTTGATTAGATCATAGTTGATTACTTCTTCTGTTACCGGGTGTTCTACCTGGATACGGGTATTCATCTCCATGAAGTAGAAATTACGGTGTTTGTCTACCAGGAATTCAATGGTCCCTGCACCTTCATATTGTACCGCAATGGCACCTTTGATGGCTGCTTCACCCATTTTCTCACGAAGTTCTGGTGTCATGAATGGTGATGGTGCTTCTTCAACCAGCTTTTGATGGCGACGTTGAATTGAACAATCACGTTCCGACAAGTGACAAGCCTTACCATATTGATCTCCGATGATCTGGATTTCAATGTGACGAGGATCTTCGATATATTTCTCTAAGTAAAGACCATCATTTCCAAAGGCTGCACCTGACTCTTGTCTGGCGCTATCCCATGCATTTTCAAAATCTTCATCTTTCCAAACTACACGCATTCCACGGCCACCACCACCGGCAGTTGCTTTAAGAATAACGGGGTAGCCCATTTCATTGGCCATCGAAATTCCATCCTTGAAATTTTCAAGCAATCCCTTCGATCCTGGAATAGTAGGGACACCAGCTTTTTTCATCGTTTCTTTTGCCGAAGCTTTATCACCCATTGAGTTGATCTGCTCCGGTGTAGCACCGATAAATTTAATTCCATAATCACGGCAAACTGAAGAAAACTTAGCGTTCTCAGAAAGGAAACCGTAACCTGGGTGAATGGCATCTGCATTTGTTAATTCTGCAGCTGAAATAATATTCGGGATGCTCAGGTAAGAATCCTTACTTGGCGGCGGCCCTATACAAACAGCTTCATCGGCAAAACGTACATGTAAACTTTCTCTGTCTGCAGTAGAGTAAACAGCTACGGTTTTGATGCCCATCTCTTTACAGGTGCGGATGATACGCAAAGCGATCTCGCCCCTGTTGGCAATTAGTATCTTTTTAAACATATATTTTTTCTTTTCCCCCCGAATTAGTTCAGGGCATATTAAGCAATGAGCTGTTGATCTTTCAATTCAGAAAATTGAATTTTCAACAGAACGAATTACATAGGTTCAACTAAAAATAACGGTTGGTCATATTCTACTGGAGAAGCATTCTCTACTAAAACTTTCACGATTCTACCAGAAACTTCACTTTCGATTTCATTGAACAATTTCATCGCTTCGATAATACAGATCACTTTACCTACTGGGAATTCATCACCTACATTTACGAAAGATGGTTTATCCGGGCTAGATGAGCGGTAGAAAGTTCCGATCATTGGTGATTTAATAGTGATGTATTTTGAATCATCTTCTACAGCAACAGGTGCTTTTGTTTCTGTTGGGGTAGTTGGTTGAGGTGCTGCCGCTGCCGGAGCTACTGCTGGAGCAATCTGTGCTGGTACCGTTGCCTGAACGTAGGTAGGAGCCTGATTGGTTTTAATTGTTATTTTGAAATCTTCCTGCTCAATAGCGACTTCATTTACGCCCGAACGAGAAACAAATTTAATAAGTTCCTGAATTTGTTTGATATCCATTTTTTGGTGTTTTTTAGAGAAAACAGTATGTCTTAACAATTATCTAAGTTAAGATTAATTATTTTATAAAATTAATAAGCCCACTTTAAGTACACAGAACCCCAGGTGAAACCACCTCCAAATGCTGCAAGGATGATGTTATCGCCTTTTTTCAATTGGCTTTCCCATTCCCATAGACATAGTGGAATTGTTCCATTAGTGGTATTTCCGTAACGTTGAATGTTGATCATTACCTTTTCTGTGCCCAGGCCCATTCTTGATGCTGTAGCATCGATGATCCTTTTATTGGCTTGATGTGGAACCAACCAGGTCACATCATCAGAAGTCAGGTTATTGCGTTCCATGATTTCGGCCGCAACATCTGCCATATTAGTAACCGCAAATTTGAATACTGCCTGACCTTCCTGATGCACAACGTGCTCATTATTGTCGACCGTCTCATGGCTTGCCGGTCTGGCAGAACCGCCAGCTTTTTGGTGTAAGAATTGACGACCAGCACCATCACTTTTCAGGATGGAGTCCTGGATGCCCATTCCTTCCTCATTTGGCTCTAAAAGAACTGCACCGCAGCCATCACCAAAGATGATGCAGGTGGTACGGTCCTGGTAATTGATGATAGAAGACATTTTGTCGCCGCCAACCACCAATACTTTTTTATGTTTACCGGATTCGATGAACTGAGCCCCAGTAGACAAACCGAAGATGAATCCTGAACAAGCTGCCTGCAGGTCATAGCCCCAGGCATTCTTTGCGCCGATTTTATCAGCAAGGATGTTCGCCGAAGCAGGGAAAGGCATATCAGGAGTGGTGGTACAAAAGATGATCAATTCGATCTCTTCTGCAGTAATCCCACGTTTCTTAAGTAAACCATTCACCGCATGAACTGCCATGTCTGAAGTACCTAATCCTTCACCTTTCAATATTCTCCGCTCTTTGATACCAGTCCTGGATAAAATCCATTCATCCGTAGTTTCTACAATGGATTCTAGCTCTTTATTAGTTAGTACGTAATCTGGTACGTAACCATTAACAGCCGTAATCGCAGCGTGAATTTTATTCATTTTCAATGTTCTTATTTAAATGCAGCTTGAATTTTACCTACCAAGCCAGTAGTAATCATGTCTCTTGACTGAAGAATCATGTTCTTAACAGCTGTCGGACTTGAAATGCCATGACCTATGACCACAGGGGCATTGACACCTAGAACCGGGCTTCCGCCATAGTTTTCGTAGTTAAAGCGGTCAAAGAAATCATCCTTTAAACCTCTTTTTAGTGTCAATACATAAAATGACTCTGCCAGTTTCAGCATCACATTTCCTGTAAATCCATCGCATACAATTACGTCAGCCTTATCGTTGAATAAGTCCCTTCCTTCTACATTACCCACAAAGTTGAAAAGATTGGTATCTCTCATTAAAGGGAAAGTCGCCAAACTAAGCATATTGCCTTTTTCGTCTTCTTCACCAATATTCAATAACGCAACCTTAGGCTGTTCAGTACCAAACATGCACTCGGCATACAAACTACCTAAAGCACCAAATTGAAGCAAGGTGTCAGGCTTACAGTCGGCATTTGCACCAACATCAAGCATTAAACCTAGGCCTCCACTTAGTTTTGGAAGAATTGTAAGGATACATGGCCTGATGATTCCCGGAATAGTTTTTACACTAAACACGGCACCAACAAGCATTGCACCAGAGTTACCGGCGCTGGCAAAGGCATCGATTTTACCTTCTTTAAGTAAGGAAAAGCCGACAGCAATGCTGGAATTAGGCTTTTGAACAATAGCCTTAGTGGGATGTTCGCCCATACCAATCACTTCTTCGGTATGAACATATTCAAAGTGATCCGGATTGAATCCGTTTTCAGTGAGAAGGGGCTTAATCTGCTGTGTATCTCCGATCAACACTATGTGCTCCCCGGGAGATAACAATTGATGGGCAGCTATTGCTCCTAAAACGTTCGCTTTAGGAGCATAGTCTCCGCCCATTATATCGAGACCTATTTTCATAGTAAAAAATCAGTTTGTGTTTAGAAGGCAAAATTGCCCTAGTTTTCCGTCGCTAAAGGTAAACTTTCAGCGACTTAAAACACAAACTATTTTTCAAGAAAATTAACCTATTGAAGTGTTTTCAATAACCAATTTACCGTTGTAGTATAGGTTACCATCAACGTTGTATGCATGGTGAGGTACGTGAATTGCACCAGTGGTTTGACAAGTAGCCAAAGAAGGAGCTACCGCTTTATAGTGAGTTCTTCTTTTATCTCTTCTACTCTTAGAAATCTTGCGTTTTGGATGTGCCATTGCTGATTTGTTTAATTATTATTTTAATTTTTTTAATGCTGCCCAACGCGGGTCATCATCGTTATTTTCTTCTTGTTGTTGTTCTTGTCTATCAATTGAAAAACTTTCCAGTCTCGCAATCATTTCCTCGTCGCATTTCTGGCCATTGCCATCCTGCTCACAGGCTTTAATATAAGGTACTGATACATTGATGAGTTCGTATATCGGAAGCGCAACATCTACTTCGCTTTCTTTTGTACTCAGGACAATGATTTCTAAATCATCACTTTCCAGTTCATCTTCAGCAAATTTTACAATCTGCCTTTCTTGTATGCTTATTGGTGCATTAAATTCCGACAAACATTTGTCACAATCCAATACGATTGTTCCTTTGATGTCGAAATGCAAAAGTAGCATTGTTTCCTGTTTATCCAGTTCAATGCCAACTTTTAAGTTTCCTTTTTTTACTAAAGAGTATTCAAAGGCCTCAAAAAAGCTGTTATCAACCTCAAAATCAAACTGATGTTTGCCGATTTTAAGGCCCGTAAATGGGATTGAAAATTGTTTTAATGGTTTCAATTGTAACAAAATTTTAGCCCGCAAATGTAGGAATTATTTTATAGAATTAAAATGTTTTTTCATTCTAATTTGCGTCGTCTTTTATATCCGCTGCAGTTTCTATAATTTTCCCCCCACTTCTCAGCTGGTTTTTCAATAATTCTTCCTGTTCTCTTCTGTTTCTCAGGATGTGAGTTGCTGCAAATAAGGCTTCTATAAATGAAGTCGGATCTGCCAGGTTCTTTCCTGCAATGTCGTATCCTGTGCCATGATCCGGTGAGGTACGCACGATTTTCAGGCCTGCAGAGTAGTTTACGCCAGTGCCAAAAGCGATGGTTTTAAAAGGGATCAAACCCTGGTCATGATACATCGCCAATACGGCATCAAATTGCTTGTAACTGCCCTTGCCAAAAAAGCCATCCGCAGGGTAAGGACCAAAACAAATGACGCCTTTATCGAAAGCTTGCTGAATTGCCGGCATGATGATATCCGTCTCTTCGCTGCCCAATAAGCCATTATCGCCCGCATGTGGATTTAATCCCAATACCGCAATTTTCGGTTTTTCAATCCAGAAATCTTTCTTTAAAGTCTCATTCATCAGGATCAGTTTCTTCACAATCTTTTCAATTGTGATACTTTTTGAAACTTCTGTAATGGGAATGTGCCCGGTTACCACACCTACCTTAATGTCTTCACTCACCAAAAGCATCAATACGTCGCTGCTTCCACTGCGTTCCATCAGATATTCGGTATGTCCTGGGAATTTAAAGGTATCTGATTGTATATTATGTTTGTTGATCGGGGCCGTTACCAAGGCATCAATTTCCCCTTTGATCAGATCTTCTGTCGCTTTCTCTAAAGAAAGTAAGGCATATTTACCACCAGTTTCATTGGCTACACCCAGGTCGATTTTCACATCTTCCTCCCAGCAATTGATCATATTCGCCTTCTTAGGATTGGCCAATGCAGCCTCTGTAATCACATTGAAGTTGAAATCACTCAGCCCTAAAGCCTTGCGATGGTAGGAAGCAACCTTGGTATGTCCATAAACGATAGGGGTACAGTAATCCAGGATTGCGCTCTCGGCTAAAGTCTTGAGGATGACCTCCAAACCTATGCCGTTCACATCTCCTATGCTGATTCCGATTTTAATCTTATTGCTCATACTTCAAAAAAATTTAGCGCAAATTACAGAATTCATTTTAAAATGGTTGGTTTTTCTGGCGCTTGTATTTCCACTTTTGTAGAAATGGAAGCCGATCTCTAAAACGATCGGAAAATGATATCCTTATTTTTAAGGCTGTAGAGGGTGTTTTAGTGGATTGTTGCTCTGATACTCGCAAAACTTTGCTTATTTTGCAGCTTTTAGAAGGAGAATATATGAGTTTGGTAAGGGCAAAAAAACATTTAGGACAACATTTTTTAACGGACAAAAAGATTGCCGCGAAAATCGTAAACGGTCTGGTACATACCGATCAGTACAAACAAGTACTGGAAGTAGGACCAGGAATGGGGATCCTTTCGGACCTGCTGCTGGAAAGAGCAGATCTGGAAACTTTCATGATCGATATCGATGTGGAGTCTTACCATTTCCTGAAAGAGAAATATCCGCAATTAGGAGATCGCTTAATCAATGGCGACTTTTTAGCCTTGGACCTTTCCTCGATCTTCAAAGAAAAATATGCGATCATCGGTAACTTCCCATATAACATCTCTTCTCAGATTCTTTTCAAAATATTGGAAAACAGAAGCCAGGTAGTGGAAATGGTAGGAATGTTCCAGAAGGAAGTGGCAGAACGCTGTGCTTCTAAAGAAGGCACTAAAGACTATGGAATTTTAAGCGTCCTGATTCAGGCGTATTATGATATAGAATATCTATTTACCGTGAAACCGGGAACATTTAACCCACCACCGAAAGTAAATTCAGGGGTGATCAGGTTGAGTCGTAATGACGTGGAAACGCTTCCATGTGATGAAAAACTGTTTTGGCGTACCGTGAAAGCAGGTTTCAACCAGCGTAGGAAAACCTTGAGAAATGCGCTTTCAGGTGTAGTGCCAAAAGAGAAAATGGACGACCATATTTTCTTTGATAAGCGCGCCGAGCAATTGAGTGTTGCCCAGTTTATTGAGCTGACACAGCATTTAACACAGCTTTCACAGTAAATAATAATTGATCAACAACAATATGAGTAAAGGAAGAATTTTAATTGTGGATGAGTTACATCCTGTCTTTAAGGAACGTGCCATCGCTTTGGGTTATGAGGTAGATGACCTGCCATTGTATACCCGTGAGCAAACACTAGCCGCAATTTCCAACTATCAGGGGATCGCTGTGAGAACAAAATTCAGAATTGATCAGGAGCTGATGGCCGCTGCACCCTCATTGAAATTCATTGCCAGAGCAGGTGCCGGTTTAGACAATATTGATGTGGATTACGCAAGGAGTCGGAACATCGAGTTGTTAAATGCTCCGGAAGGCAATATGGATGCCGTAGGAGAACATGCCACAGGGATGCTGCTGTCGTTGATGAACAATTTCCGTAACGCGGATCAGGAGGTTCGCAATGGCATCTGGGACAGAGAAGGAAACCGCGGTTATGAACTAAAAGGTAAAACAGTAGGGATCATTGGCTACGGTTTTATGGGCAAAAGCTTTGCAAAAAAGCTGGCCGGATTTGAAGTCAACGTGATTGCCTATGATAAGTATAAAACTGGTTTCAGTGATGCTTACGCAAAAGAAGTGAGCATGGAGGAGATCGTAAAACATAGCGATGTGTTGAGTTTACACATTCCGCTGACCTCAGAAACGCGTCAGATGGTGGACGAGGAGTACTTCTTCCATTTCCGTAAGCCTATTTTCTTTATCAATACCGCCAGAGGTGAAATTGTCAATACCCAGGCCGTATTACAGGCCATTCAGACGGGTAAAATCTTAGCTGCTGGTTTAGATGTACTGGAAGTGGAGAAATTTCCGTCATTACAGCAAACACCTTGGTTTAATGACCTAAAATCCTCCGGGAAATTGATCCTGACGCCACATGTTGGGGGCTGGACCTTTGAATCTTACCGCAAAATATCGGAAGTTTTAGCAGATAAGCTGATTGCTGTCATTTAAACATACATTTTTGATAAACTGCCCAAAATCAAATTAAATAATTTGTTTTTGTGGTTATACCCCATTATCTTCGTTTTTATTGAAGCAAGACTATGTAGGCTTAACAGCCCATATAGTCTTGTTTGTTTTTATAGTACTACATAAAATAAATTGAGCTATGACAGAGGTTACCTATTATACCCAAGATGGTTTAGACAAACTAAAGGCAGAATTACACCAGATGAAAACCACCGGAAGGCAACAAATCTCTAAGGCAATTGCCGAAGCTAGAGATAAAGGGGATCTTTCCGAGAACGCGGAGTATGATGCAGCGAAGGAAGCACAGGGTTTACATGAAGCTAAAATAGCAAAATTGGCAACTACGCTTTCTACCGCCAGATTAATTGATGAATCAAAGCTGGATACTTCTAAAGTATTGGCCTTATCTATAGTAAAGATCAAAAATGTAAAGAATGGTTCTACCATGTCTTACCAATTGGTCGCAGAAAGTGAAGCAGATCTTAAAACTGGAAAAATTTCCGTTAAGTCGCCGATTGCCAAAGGTTTATTGGGTAAATCGGTAGGTGATAAGATTGAAATTCAGGTTCCTGCGGGAATGATCGAATTTGAAATATTAGAGATAACCCGATAACCCTTTTAAATTACCCATTCGATGGCAAGTATATTTTCAAAAATAGTAGATGGTGAAATCCCTGCACATATCGTAGCGGAAACTACCGAATTCCTGGCATTCTTAGATGTTAACCCCCTCACCATGGGCCATGTCCTGGTGATTCCTAAAAAGGAAATTGACTATATCTTTGATATGGAGGAAGAAAGCTATGTTGGACTCACCATGTTTGCCAAGATTGTGGCAACAGGGCTAAAGGAAGCGTTCCCTTGCAAAAAAGTAGGCGTTGCCGTTATCGGCCTGGAAGTACCGCATGTACACATCCATTTGATCCCTATGAATGCAGTGAACGATATGAACTTTAGTAAGGAAAAATTGAAACCTTCGCAGGAAGAACTGGCAGAAGCCGCATTAAAAATCAAAGCAGCGTTGAATGAAACGACCGCTTAATAGATAAAAAATGAATGGGTGTTGACCCGAAATGAAAAGGGGCGTCTTTATAGGCGTCCCTTTTTTTGTTGAACCGGAGTTAACTAATGGTTAATCGGATTTGTGCCCGGATATATAGCTTTTGATGTGCTGTTGTACTGTTGTTCTGGTGCTGTTTTTCTTTTGCTGGAGCAATGCCGGAGTAAAAGAAAAGCAAAATAAGAGCAAAACAATAGCAAAATAGATAGCGTCTGCTGTCCCGGTTAAAATCGGTAACGCTGCACCAGAATCAGGAAGAAATTTTTACGAAGCAGTCGTCAGTTTTTCCTGCATTGGGAACTGAGCTGGATTCTTTTTTACAAAAAAGAAGAAATAAATATTGCTATTTTCTTTGCTTTGTATCTTTTTATGACAGGCTAAAAGATGCTGAAATGAAGGGTGCCCAAAATTCTTGGGCACCCGATTTCTATAGGGGGGTAAATGTAGGGGCAGGTTGTTGCTGAAAGCTGTAATTGATGCCTTCTGGGTTGCTGATCAGGTCGGCTAGTAGCTCATCAATCTGGGCATGATTCACATTGGGCATACAGATGAGGTGCGAAAGACCGTTTTCTGAGGCCAACTGCCACTTCTGACAAATCCATTTGGATGGCGCAGGAAAAACTACGGTAATCGCATTTGGATTGCTCCAGGCCTCGATTCCAAGATCTTTCAGTTTGGCTTCGGCATAAGCAGCAATGCTTAGGCTGTGAATCGCTCTTTCTTTCAGGCCTTTTAAGCCTAGTTTTTTTAACGTATACCAGAGGAATAATGGCGTATGTCCATTCCTGGAACCGGTAATCGTGGTATCTACGCTTCCGATGTAATCAATGGAACGCGCAATCCTGTCGCGGTTGGTCTTTTTGACAATCACTAAACCGCATGGCATTGGAGAACCCAAAAACTTATGTCCGCTGATGGCAATACTATCCGCACCATCTGCAAAATCAAAAGCTGGACGAGGCTCAATAAATGCACTGTAGCTTCCTGATAAAGCACCATCTGCATGGATGTAATGATTTTTTATCGCCAGATTTCTCAGAATGCCCTTAATCTTTTTTACATCATCCCTCGCTTCGGTCATTGTGGTACCAATATTGGCAAAAATCACCACCGGCAGGTGCCTGTTCATCAATAGGCTATTGTGTAAATCCTCATAATCCATTTCGCCATTCTCCTGAGAACGAATCGCAATATTTGGCATGTTGAGCAATAACAGGTTCTTTTGCACACTATAGTGTGTCGCATCAGAATAGTAAACCATGGCTTTAGGATACAATTCTCTGGCCAGATAAAGGCCGTATAAATTGCCTTCTGAGCCGCCATTGGTTACATATCCCCACCAATTGTCGGTAGGGGCACGAAATAAATTCGCAAAAAATTCGATCACTTCCCTTTCCATTTCCCTGGTATCTACTGCATAGGTAGATTCCGTAAAAGGGTCTCCAAGGTTATTGATCGGATATTGAAGGAAAGGAAGCAGGTCGGTATAGTCAAAATCTTTAGAAACCGGGTAGCCCAGAAACAAACGAGTCCGGTCTTTCACTTTTTCATAAAGTTCTGATAATCTTTTGTTATCCTGGGTTGAAAGGTTAAAGTCCATAGTTCTAATAGGTGGTTCAGACTACAAATCTAGAGATCTCCATTCGATTGGTCTTTAAAATGATTAATATTAGAAAATAAACACTTAATTTTACCTTTATGTAGTTTTATTCGTCTTAATGGCGCTAAATTACTGTAGAAATCAGAAAAACTAAACTAGATGGAACAGTTTGATAAAATGGATCAGCGCATATTAAATGCGTTACAGCAGAATGCAAGGCTAAATACAAAAGAGATTGCGCATAAAGTTGGGCTTACTGTAACGCCAACTTACGAGCGTTTGAAAAAGATTGAAAAGTCTGGGGTGATCAAGAATTATGTGACCTTATTGGATCGGGAAAAGATTGGAAAAACGCTGGCTGCCTTTTGTAACGTGACCTTGCAGGTACATTCGCTGCCTTTGCTGAAAAAGTTCGAAGCTGCTATGACTAAGCTGGAAGAAGTGATGGAATGCTATCACGTTGCCGGTACTTACGATTACCTTTTGAAAGTAGTCGTAAAAGATATGAGCAAATACCAGGACTTTTTAACGAATAAACTTGCTGCAATTGAAAATATTGCCAACGTAAACAGTTTGTTTGTGATGACAGAAATCAAGCACAATACTGCGTATACAATTGATCAATAAAGAACTATTTCAATTTTTCGTTGTTCTGATGGCGGTCGGTATCTCTGATGGTTTTTTTAACCAGGTTTTTCTCTAAGGCGCTGGTGAGGTCGATGCCGGTTTGGTTGGCCAAACAGATCAGGACGAACAATACGTCGGCCATCTCATCGCCAAGGTCTACTGCTTCATCGCTTTTTTTGAAGGACTGCTCACCATATTTTCTGGACATGATTCTAGCCACTTCACCCACTTCTTCCATGAGGATTGCGGTATTGGTGAGCTCATTGAAATAACGGATCCCTGTTTTATTGATCCACTGGTCTACGGTTTCCTGGGCTTCTGCTATCGTCATGTTATTGTTTATTTTTGGTATCTATTACAATGGTGACAGGACCATCATTAATTAAACTGATCTTCATATCTGCGCCAAAAATTCCTGTTTTGATCTCTTTTTGGAGGAGCGCAGATAATTTGGCAATCATTTCTTCGTATAGAGGAATGGCTTTTTCGGGTCTGGCTGCTCTGGTAAAACCGGGTCTATTGCCTTTTTTTGTGGAAGCAAAGAGGGTAAATTGACTAATCAGGAGAATATTTCCACCGACATCAGCAAGGGATTTGTTCATCTGGTCATTTTCATCGCCAAAGATCCTCATATTGACCATCTTCTGGCTAAGCCAGTCGAGGTCTTCATCGGTATCAGCGTCTTCAATGCCTAATAATACCAGAATACCAGTATCAATGCTGCCGGTTGTTGTTCCTTCTACTACACAGCTGGCTTCTGTAACTCTTTGAATAATTGCTCTCATCGTTATTAAAAACCGGTATTAAGCGCGGGTTTCGTTGCCATGGTAAATACTCAGGTAACTTTCGTACCTGCTAATTTCAATTTCACCATCTTCTACCGCTTTGATGACGGCACAGCCCGGCTCATTGACATGGCGACAGTTATTGAACTTACATTTGTTCATCAATGCACGCATTTCTCTGAAATAATGGCCCAATTCTTCAGGTCTGATATCAAAAATCCCCAATTCACGGATCCCTGGGGTATCAATCAGGTAGCCACCGAAAGGTAACACATGCATTTCTGCAAAAGTGGTAGTATGCTGTCCTTTATCACTTGCTTCAGAGATTTCTCCGGTTTTGATGTGTCTATCTGGAAGCAATGCATTGATCAGACTTGATTTTCCTACTCCGGAATGTCCCGAAAACAGGGTAGTTTTGTCTTTTAACAGGCTTTCTATCTGTGGGATATTGGTGCCTTCCAATGCGGATACCGTATAACAAGGGTAGCCGATGTTTTCATAAATATGCTTGTATTCTTCTAAAACCGCCAGTCCATCTTCATTAAACAAATCCAGTTTATTGAAAATCAATACTGCAGGAATGCGATACGCCTCGGCAGTAGCCAGAAACCGGTCAATAAATCCCAAAGAAGTTCTTGGGGAAACGAGGGTAACCACCAAAAATGCCTGGTCCATATTGGCCGCAATAATCTGTGCCTGCTTGGAAAGGTTGATGGATTTACGGATAATGTAATTGTTCCGCTCATGTAATTTATGTATTACCCCATTTTCTGAATTTGGCTCCAGCTCAAAGTCTACCTGATCGCCAACGGCAATCGGATTGGTGGTTTGAATGCCCTTGATCCTGAACTTCCCTTTAATACGGCAGTCGTATCTGTTGCCGTCTTCCGCTTGTACCTGATACCAGCTTCCTGTTGATTTTATGACTAATCCTTGCATATTATGGCGTAAAGGTAATAAAATGTTTGTCGGGAATCAGCGTCTGCAATCGCGTAGCTTGCGCTTTCCGTAAAACCGGGTTAAATTTTAAGCTGCTAAGGGTGCTAGAATCATTTTTCTGCTTTTTACCCTTGAATAAGAGTACTTTATCGCGGAAGGATTTATAAACCTACTCTATACCTTTTAATCGCAATATTTTAAAATTCAGGCAAAATATTTAGGTAATCATTTGTTAATTAGAAAAATATAACTTTACTTTACGCCACAGCACACTAAGTGTATAATGTACAATGTTTAATAATTCAAC
It contains:
- the accC gene encoding acetyl-CoA carboxylase biotin carboxylase subunit → MFKKILIANRGEIALRIIRTCKEMGIKTVAVYSTADRESLHVRFADEAVCIGPPPSKDSYLSIPNIISAAELTNADAIHPGYGFLSENAKFSSVCRDYGIKFIGATPEQINSMGDKASAKETMKKAGVPTIPGSKGLLENFKDGISMANEMGYPVILKATAGGGGRGMRVVWKDEDFENAWDSARQESGAAFGNDGLYLEKYIEDPRHIEIQIIGDQYGKACHLSERDCSIQRRHQKLVEEAPSPFMTPELREKMGEAAIKGAIAVQYEGAGTIEFLVDKHRNFYFMEMNTRIQVEHPVTEEVINYDLIKEQIKVASGVPISGKNYLPNMHAIECRINAEDPFNNFRPCPGKITNFHSPGGHGVRVDTHVYAGYQIPSNYDSMIAKLICVAQTREEAISTMERALSEFVIEGIKTTIPFHLKLMKDPNFRAGNFTTKFMETFEFSE
- the accB gene encoding acetyl-CoA carboxylase biotin carboxyl carrier protein; translated protein: MDIKQIQELIKFVSRSGVNEVAIEQEDFKITIKTNQAPTYVQATVPAQIAPAVAPAAAAPQPTTPTETKAPVAVEDDSKYITIKSPMIGTFYRSSSPDKPSFVNVGDEFPVGKVICIIEAMKLFNEIESEVSGRIVKVLVENASPVEYDQPLFLVEPM
- a CDS encoding beta-ketoacyl-ACP synthase III, with protein sequence MNKIHAAITAVNGYVPDYVLTNKELESIVETTDEWILSRTGIKERRILKGEGLGTSDMAVHAVNGLLKKRGITAEEIELIIFCTTTPDMPFPASANILADKIGAKNAWGYDLQAACSGFIFGLSTGAQFIESGKHKKVLVVGGDKMSSIINYQDRTTCIIFGDGCGAVLLEPNEEGMGIQDSILKSDGAGRQFLHQKAGGSARPASHETVDNNEHVVHQEGQAVFKFAVTNMADVAAEIMERNNLTSDDVTWLVPHQANKRIIDATASRMGLGTEKVMINIQRYGNTTNGTIPLCLWEWESQLKKGDNIILAAFGGGFTWGSVYLKWAY
- the plsX gene encoding phosphate acyltransferase PlsX; translation: MKIGLDIMGGDYAPKANVLGAIAAHQLLSPGEHIVLIGDTQQIKPLLTENGFNPDHFEYVHTEEVIGMGEHPTKAIVQKPNSSIAVGFSLLKEGKIDAFASAGNSGAMLVGAVFSVKTIPGIIRPCILTILPKLSGGLGLMLDVGANADCKPDTLLQFGALGSLYAECMFGTEQPKVALLNIGEEDEKGNMLSLATFPLMRDTNLFNFVGNVEGRDLFNDKADVIVCDGFTGNVMLKLAESFYVLTLKRGLKDDFFDRFNYENYGGSPVLGVNAPVVIGHGISSPTAVKNMILQSRDMITTGLVGKIQAAFK
- the rpmF gene encoding 50S ribosomal protein L32, with protein sequence MAHPKRKISKSRRDKRRTHYKAVAPSLATCQTTGAIHVPHHAYNVDGNLYYNGKLVIENTSIG
- a CDS encoding YceD family protein — translated: MKPLKQFSIPFTGLKIGKHQFDFEVDNSFFEAFEYSLVKKGNLKVGIELDKQETMLLLHFDIKGTIVLDCDKCLSEFNAPISIQERQIVKFAEDELESDDLEIIVLSTKESEVDVALPIYELINVSVPYIKACEQDGNGQKCDEEMIARLESFSIDRQEQQQEENNDDDPRWAALKKLK
- the pdxA gene encoding 4-hydroxythreonine-4-phosphate dehydrogenase PdxA; translation: MSNKIKIGISIGDVNGIGLEVILKTLAESAILDYCTPIVYGHTKVASYHRKALGLSDFNFNVITEAALANPKKANMINCWEEDVKIDLGVANETGGKYALLSLEKATEDLIKGEIDALVTAPINKHNIQSDTFKFPGHTEYLMERSGSSDVLMLLVSEDIKVGVVTGHIPITEVSKSITIEKIVKKLILMNETLKKDFWIEKPKIAVLGLNPHAGDNGLLGSEETDIIMPAIQQAFDKGVICFGPYPADGFFGKGSYKQFDAVLAMYHDQGLIPFKTIAFGTGVNYSAGLKIVRTSPDHGTGYDIAGKNLADPTSFIEALFAATHILRNRREQEELLKNQLRSGGKIIETAADIKDDAN